In Halobaculum rubrum, the following are encoded in one genomic region:
- a CDS encoding ArsR family transcriptional regulator translates to MEHGRNVAPNIAEHLDRDKGYINTRLPQLADYGLLARIGPSENAGLYEITKRGRVALEQRDEYEDADDFDAVIDDYLDDED, encoded by the coding sequence ATGGAGCACGGACGGAACGTTGCGCCCAACATTGCGGAACATCTGGACCGCGACAAAGGGTACATCAACACGCGACTGCCGCAACTCGCAGATTACGGGCTTCTCGCTCGTATCGGACCGAGTGAGAACGCCGGCCTCTACGAGATCACAAAGCGCGGCCGCGTCGCACTGGAGCAGCGGGACGAGTACGAGGACGCGGACGACTTCGACGCCGTGATAGACGACTACCTCGACGACGAGGACTGA
- a CDS encoding type II toxin-antitoxin system HicB family antitoxin: protein MSTGRKISLIEEDDGGWSAIDEEVGVASQGETREEALANLDEAVELTIEAREDDTEAPEADAPWFDA, encoded by the coding sequence ATGAGTACGGGACGCAAGATCAGCCTGATCGAGGAGGACGACGGCGGCTGGTCGGCGATCGACGAGGAGGTCGGCGTCGCCAGCCAAGGCGAGACGCGCGAGGAGGCACTCGCGAACCTCGACGAGGCGGTCGAACTCACGATCGAAGCCCGCGAGGACGACACGGAGGCTCCTGAAGCGGACGCGCCGTGGTTCGACGCGTGA
- a CDS encoding Cdc6/Cdc18 family protein yields the protein MNEVTDALAPVEDGFSAENCFLFGPSGSGKTTVARASVRELRREVLDVPTGYVNCWKDYTRSAVLERAVKDLANTSVRRGAPVRDLLDELQSKLDSPSVIILDEVDQLRDTKLLYDLHTVRGLSWIAIANREVDLFAKLEDRVRSRIGVGYRVRFDHYNADIVTEILGRRAQSGLVDGAAERHVLRRIAESTDGDARKAITALRVAAKKAAGEGLSSIPERLVEESVVDAEAEIRQKSISKLNDHQHTVYQILKRDGPLIQKDLYERYQEEHGDDTLSYRSMRGTHLPKLEHYNLVAVSRGADGKLYRLTDSKRVEG from the coding sequence ATGAACGAGGTCACAGACGCCCTTGCACCCGTCGAGGACGGCTTTTCTGCCGAGAACTGTTTTCTGTTCGGTCCCTCCGGCTCGGGGAAGACGACAGTTGCGCGCGCCTCCGTTCGAGAGCTCCGGCGCGAGGTGCTCGACGTGCCGACCGGCTACGTGAACTGCTGGAAGGACTACACTCGCAGCGCCGTCCTCGAACGCGCCGTCAAGGATCTCGCGAACACCTCGGTCCGTCGCGGCGCTCCCGTTCGAGATCTCCTCGATGAGCTGCAGTCGAAGCTCGACTCACCCAGCGTGATCATCCTCGACGAGGTCGACCAGCTCCGGGACACGAAACTGCTGTACGACCTTCACACCGTCCGCGGGCTCTCGTGGATCGCTATCGCGAACCGTGAGGTGGACCTATTCGCCAAGCTCGAAGACCGTGTCCGCTCGCGCATCGGCGTCGGCTACCGTGTCCGGTTCGACCACTACAACGCCGATATCGTGACGGAGATCCTCGGCCGACGCGCTCAGTCCGGGCTCGTTGACGGTGCTGCCGAGCGCCACGTCCTCCGTCGGATCGCCGAGTCGACCGACGGCGATGCCCGGAAAGCTATCACGGCGCTGCGGGTCGCCGCGAAGAAGGCTGCCGGTGAGGGCCTTTCGTCGATCCCGGAGCGGCTCGTCGAGGAGTCCGTCGTCGACGCCGAGGCAGAGATCCGCCAGAAGTCGATCTCGAAGTTGAACGATCACCAGCATACCGTCTATCAGATCCTCAAACGCGACGGGCCGCTCATCCAGAAGGATCTGTACGAACGATACCAGGAGGAGCACGGCGACGACACCCTCAGCTATCGCTCGATGCGCGGGACGCACCTCCCGAAGCTCGAACACTACAACCTCGTCGCGGTATCCCGGGGAGCGGATGGGAAGCTGTATCGGCTGACCGACTCGAAGCGAGTGGAAGGGTAA
- a CDS encoding type II toxin-antitoxin system HicA family toxin has translation MTGPPRDFSGHDIVNVLRKFDYRKDRQRGSHAILKYTNPDTGEVRTVTVPLHDRVKIGTLQSIAEQCGADDFGEWCYWIDEHR, from the coding sequence GTGACAGGGCCGCCGCGCGATTTTTCCGGACACGATATCGTCAACGTCCTTCGGAAGTTCGACTACCGGAAGGACCGCCAGCGGGGGAGTCACGCGATCTTGAAGTACACGAATCCGGACACGGGCGAGGTCCGAACGGTGACGGTCCCGCTTCACGACCGGGTGAAGATCGGGACGCTCCAGAGTATCGCCGAACAGTGTGGTGCCGACGACTTCGGAGAGTGGTGCTACTGGATCGACGAACACCGCTGA